In one window of Flavobacterium ginsengisoli DNA:
- a CDS encoding TonB-dependent receptor domain-containing protein has translation MQLEEVFRHSFLFRERYTALVSLATSYRYEGFKVLGNVLATRVIEEVKYNAKAPNKTEFTPAIFIGYTPFKKYDFNLRAFAKRIFRMPTFNDLYYTMVGSSTLRPEYMNQYDVGFTYNFPVREGFFDTFSFQADAYYTNTKDKIIAAPTGNLFRWMMTNIGQVKGKGIETVLNMSTHIDKVNLTANLTYTYSQSQDFTKFVGLEMSSYGDQIPYTPWHSGSGILNAGYKSWNFNYSFIYVGKRYNGNVNNIKVNEVQPWYTHDLAVQKSFAFRNYKLNGAIEMNNAFNQQYEVIYNYPMPGRTFKFIISFEL, from the coding sequence ATGCAACTAGAAGAGGTATTCAGACACAGTTTTCTTTTCCGCGAGCGTTATACCGCTTTAGTTTCTCTTGCCACTTCGTATCGATATGAAGGTTTTAAAGTTTTAGGAAATGTACTTGCAACCCGCGTCATCGAAGAAGTAAAATACAATGCCAAAGCACCCAACAAAACCGAATTTACTCCTGCTATATTTATAGGTTATACACCGTTTAAGAAGTACGATTTCAATTTAAGAGCTTTTGCAAAACGAATTTTCAGAATGCCAACATTCAATGATTTGTATTATACAATGGTTGGTTCAAGCACTTTGAGGCCAGAATATATGAATCAGTATGATGTTGGTTTTACGTATAATTTCCCCGTTAGGGAAGGCTTTTTCGATACATTTTCTTTTCAGGCAGATGCTTATTACACCAATACAAAAGATAAAATTATTGCGGCTCCAACAGGAAATTTATTTCGTTGGATGATGACCAATATTGGGCAAGTTAAAGGAAAAGGAATCGAAACGGTCTTAAATATGTCGACTCATATTGATAAAGTAAATCTCACCGCAAACCTGACTTATACGTATTCTCAAAGCCAGGATTTTACAAAGTTTGTTGGTTTAGAAATGTCCTCTTATGGCGACCAGATTCCGTACACGCCTTGGCACAGCGGATCTGGAATTTTGAATGCGGGCTATAAATCTTGGAACTTCAACTATAGCTTTATTTATGTCGGAAAACGCTATAACGGAAATGTCAATAATATTAAAGTAAATGAAGTTCAGCCTTGGTACACGCACGATTTGGCCGTTCAGAAATCTTTCGCATTTAGAAATTACAAATTGAATGGAGCAATTGAAATGAATAATGCATTCAATCAGCAATATGAAGTGATTTACAATTACCCAATGCCAGGAAGAACATTCAAATTTATAATCAGTTTTGAGTTATGA
- a CDS encoding TonB-dependent receptor — MKKTLFSVFVVLVPFLLHSQAVTDSSRVLKEVVLKGKPYQEVIPVQSLSGVLLENLATHNVADALRYFAGTQIKDYGGVGGLKTVDVRNMGTHHVGVFYDGIQLGNAQNGVTDLGKYSLDDMESLTMYNGQKSEIFQSAKDFASASAIYLRTKRPSFSGNKKTNLLVRYKTMSINYHDPSFRWEQKLSDKVSMSVSSEYIKSNGQYKFRYKRKNQDGSTAYDTTATRWNSDIEAFRFESGLFGKLNKGAWDAKVYYYDSERGAPGAIVENKFRDGFRQFDKNFFSQASLVKDVSEKYKFQLKGKFAYDYTHYIARDTTNVLGETVTEGAQSDDSYYQQEAYFSAVNMYSILPTWDVSLSTDFQYNKLNATRRGIQTQFSFPRALYRFSFSCHFVSI, encoded by the coding sequence TTGAAGAAAACTTTATTTTCTGTTTTTGTAGTACTTGTTCCTTTTTTGCTTCATTCTCAAGCGGTGACTGATAGTTCGCGGGTTTTAAAAGAAGTTGTTTTAAAAGGAAAACCATATCAGGAAGTAATTCCTGTACAAAGCCTTTCGGGTGTTCTGCTCGAAAATCTCGCGACTCATAATGTCGCAGATGCTCTTCGTTATTTTGCCGGAACTCAAATTAAAGATTATGGAGGAGTCGGCGGACTTAAAACCGTTGATGTTCGAAACATGGGCACGCATCATGTTGGTGTTTTTTATGACGGAATTCAGCTTGGAAATGCTCAAAACGGTGTAACCGATTTAGGAAAGTATTCGCTTGACGACATGGAATCGTTGACGATGTACAATGGCCAGAAAAGTGAAATTTTTCAATCGGCTAAAGATTTTGCTTCTGCTTCTGCCATTTATTTACGAACCAAACGCCCATCTTTTTCGGGCAATAAAAAAACAAATCTATTGGTTCGTTACAAAACAATGTCTATAAATTATCACGATCCTTCTTTTAGATGGGAACAAAAGCTGAGCGATAAAGTCAGTATGAGTGTAAGCTCTGAATACATTAAGTCGAATGGACAATATAAATTTAGATACAAAAGAAAAAATCAAGACGGAAGCACTGCCTACGATACTACAGCAACGCGATGGAATAGCGATATTGAAGCTTTTAGGTTTGAATCTGGGCTTTTTGGGAAACTAAATAAAGGAGCTTGGGACGCGAAAGTGTATTATTACGATTCTGAAAGAGGCGCTCCAGGAGCTATTGTAGAAAATAAGTTTCGAGATGGTTTTCGTCAATTTGACAAGAATTTTTTCTCTCAGGCTTCCTTAGTTAAAGACGTTTCTGAAAAATATAAGTTTCAGCTAAAAGGAAAATTTGCTTACGATTACACGCATTATATTGCTAGAGACACAACCAATGTTTTAGGAGAAACCGTAACCGAAGGCGCACAATCTGATGATAGTTATTATCAGCAGGAAGCTTATTTTTCGGCTGTTAATATGTACAGCATTTTACCAACTTGGGATGTTTCGCTGTCGACCGATTTTCAATACAATAAATTAAATGCAACTAGAAGAGGTATTCAGACACAGTTTTCTTTTCCGCGAGCGTTATACCGCTTTAGTTTCTCTTGCCACTTCGTATCGATATGA
- a CDS encoding DUF4440 domain-containing protein has protein sequence MINEVIERNGSIKNLVQNRLGAEHAKMFTPDAMYLTYYTPILSGEKDITAYFTEHEKPGTLKIEQISIQTSGVIVTKKAIVEFGFYNVDWRDGTNHGNVKGKSINVWKRNEKGTLMLFRQMVNHD, from the coding sequence TTGATTAATGAAGTAATAGAAAGAAACGGTTCTATTAAAAATTTGGTTCAGAATAGACTGGGAGCAGAGCATGCAAAAATGTTCACGCCAGATGCGATGTATTTAACGTACTATACGCCAATTCTTTCTGGAGAAAAAGATATTACAGCTTATTTTACAGAGCATGAAAAACCTGGAACTTTAAAAATTGAACAAATCTCCATTCAGACTTCGGGAGTTATTGTCACAAAAAAGGCCATTGTAGAATTTGGATTTTATAATGTCGATTGGCGTGACGGAACCAACCACGGAAACGTTAAAGGAAAAAGTATAAACGTCTGGAAAAGAAACGAAAAAGGAACGTTAATGCTTTTTAGACAAATGGTTAATCATGATTAA
- a CDS encoding YybH family protein, with protein MIKLSLAFLFFVVSVFSQENKTDSDVRKQIEDYNACFCSALFENNKDMMLKFYTDQSVLMPEHNRQRVGKKMIAAFYEQWLDQAKVNSFQKTILELQDFGNYILEIGNFTENLHLKDLKPYAYLGKYMVLWKKTSKNKMTIASRNLGC; from the coding sequence ATGATTAAGTTAAGTTTAGCCTTTCTTTTTTTTGTAGTTAGTGTTTTTTCTCAAGAAAATAAAACAGACTCAGATGTTAGAAAACAAATTGAAGATTATAATGCTTGCTTTTGTAGTGCCTTATTTGAAAACAATAAGGACATGATGCTAAAATTCTATACAGATCAATCTGTGTTAATGCCAGAACATAATAGGCAAAGAGTTGGAAAGAAAATGATTGCGGCGTTTTATGAACAATGGTTAGATCAGGCAAAAGTCAATTCTTTTCAAAAGACTATTTTAGAATTGCAGGATTTTGGAAATTATATTCTAGAAATTGGAAATTTTACTGAAAACCTGCACTTAAAAGACTTAAAACCGTACGCTTATTTAGGAAAATATATGGTTTTATGGAAAAAAACGTCTAAAAATAAAATGACTATCGCAAGCAGAAATTTGGGGTGCTAA
- a CDS encoding GNAT family N-acetyltransferase, which yields MQIQPIQNKYENEIVDLILNIQQKEFNVPVTLEDQPDLLDIENFYYKPGGIFLGAFIEEKLVGTIALVKFNSEAGAIRKMFVKKEYRGKEFQIAQQLLEQLIAYSKEKGIKDLYLGTVTLLQVCFTFL from the coding sequence ATGCAAATCCAGCCTATACAAAATAAGTACGAAAATGAAATCGTAGATTTGATTTTAAACATTCAGCAAAAAGAATTTAATGTTCCTGTTACTCTAGAAGATCAGCCAGATTTATTGGATATTGAGAATTTCTATTATAAACCAGGCGGAATTTTTCTTGGCGCTTTTATAGAAGAAAAATTAGTAGGCACAATCGCTTTGGTAAAATTCAATTCTGAAGCTGGAGCCATCAGAAAAATGTTCGTAAAAAAAGAATACCGAGGAAAAGAATTTCAAATCGCTCAACAATTATTAGAACAACTAATTGCTTATAGCAAAGAAAAAGGAATTAAAGACTTATATTTAGGAACGGTTACACTGTTACAAGTCTGCTTTACGTTTTTATGA